A stretch of Linepithema humile isolate Giens D197 chromosome 3, Lhum_UNIL_v1.0, whole genome shotgun sequence DNA encodes these proteins:
- the LOC105676319 gene encoding choline transporter-like protein 1 isoform X1, with product MHRKKTEQTDGQHSERKNGVCPINCGRQLSSSFSSDSPGAAGASEAVDSKGEDQKEDEHEHCLEEPEASTSPEMGCCGCGDEPSKVEPTSPQSQGSASKYSDQIFVKDRSCTDIWAVIILLALAGGFSFMMTNVAKKGDIYRVVNGYDDCGNVCGRVTPTREGIPNSCKGTDNSQYPYVDIDIGTKGVKTRKCVAQCNSTNDEPRMLFLNRCLHTSEKVKSTINSLIRTLRLDSFYNESVTDLGIAWRELVYLLLIALGLSLGILVAFRFLVQYVIYMVLIGAVLACIGGTTYLWLAWYREKKAVDSGAIIPEDSSLESYFIYAIIMSVVAVIVILVILVMRKRIELVMQLFREAGKAVGAMPALLFQPVYTYLLIGFTVVAWVYCMLWIESAGDIYVNKKNHVHFKKDALLIATRWYNLFLFFVACEFYLGCQHMVVACAVARWFFTRDKRRLSLPVAKGFGYLLKYHMGTVAFGALIIGIVRLVRAMISFVQKHLKQYDNAFVQAILWCCQCCLWCFECALKFLTRNAYIETAIYGCNFCTGGRKAFQALSSNILRVAAINSVGDFVLFLGKVLVVTLTVVAGICLMQVQKKEGLNHPWVPITLAGIFAFLVAHCFISIYEMIIDTIFLCFCEDCEKNDGISRPYFMSRGLMEFVENSKKALKNLEQQGPGAS from the exons CTGGCGCATCGGAGGCAGTAGACTCGAAAGGAGAGGATCAGAAGGAGGACGAGCACGAGCATTGTTTGGAAGAACCAGAAGCATCGACGAGTCCAGAGATGGGTTGCTGTGGTTGTGGGGATGAGCCATCCAAGGTGGAACCCACG tCACCTCAAAGTCAGGGTTCAGCGTCCAAATATTCGGACCAGATCTTTGTAAAGGATCGATCATGTACCGACATTTGGGCTGTGATTATTTTACTTGCCCTCGCAGGTGGTTTC AGCTTCATGATGACGAACGTGGCGAAGAAGGGTGATATTTATCGCGTGGTGAATGGCTACGACGATTGTGGAAATGTCTGTGGCCGCGTAACCCCCACGCGCGAAGGAATTCCGAACTCCTGCAAAGGCACTGATAATAGCCAATATCC CTACGTCGACATCGACATCGGGACAAAAGGAGTGAAGACGCGTAAATGTGTGGCACAGTGCAATTCGACGAATGATGAACCCAG AATGTTATTCCTGAATCGTTGTCTGCACACAAGCGAAAAAGTGAAAAGCACCATCAACTCTCTCATAAGGACCCTTCGCCTGGACAGTTTTTACAAT gaATCAGTCACTGATTTGGGAATTGCGTGGCGTGAATTGGTTTATCTTTTGCTTATTGCTTTAG GACTTTCTCTCGGCATCCTCGTGGCCTTCCGCTTTTTGGTACAATATGTCATTTATATGGTATTGATCGGCGCAGTTTTGGCCTGCATCGGCGGCACGACATATCTCtg GCTGGCGTGGTATCGTGAGAAGAAAGCGGTCGACAGCGGCGCGATTATCCCGGAAGATTCCAGCCTGGAGTCGTACTTCATTTACGCTATCATTATGTCGGTCGTTGCT GTCATCGTAATTTTGGTGATCCTGGTAATGAGGAAGAGGATCGAGCTGGTCATGCAGCTCTTTCGCGAGGCGGGCAAAGCCGTGGGCGCGATGCCGGCGTTGCTATTTCAGCCggtttat aCGTATCTGCTTATCGGATTCACGGTGGTGGCGTGGGTCTACTGTATGCTGTGGATCGAGAGCGCCGGCGACATCTACGTGAATAAGAAAAACCACGTTCACTTCAAGAAGGACGCGCTACTTATT gCGACAAGATGGTATAATCTATTTCTGTTCTTCGTGGCGTGTGAGTTTTACTTGGGCTGCCAACATATGGTCGTTGCTTGCGCCGTTGCTCGCTGGTTCTTTACAAG GGATAAAAGACGACTTTCTTTACCGGTGGCGAAAGGCTTCGGATATCTCCTAAAATATCACATGGGCACCGTTGCTTTCGGAGCTCTGATAATCGGCATCGTTCGACTGGTTCGAGCCATGATTTCCTTCGTCCAAAAACATCTGAAGCAATACGATAACGCTTTCGTGCAAGCAATTCTATGGTGTTGTCAATGTTGTCTTTGGTGCTTCGAGTGTGCTCTGAAATTCCTTACCAGAAATGCTTATATCGAAACAG cCATATACGGATGCAACTTTTGCACAGGCGGCAGAAAGGCGTTCCAAGCTTTGTCCAGTAATATTTTGCGAGTGGCGGCGATTAACAGCGTTGGCGATTTTGTCTTATTCCTGGGCAAAGTCCTCGTCGTCACGCTTACTGTTGTCGCGGGGATTTGTTTGATGCAGGTACAG AAAAAAGAGGGACTCAATCATCCTTGGGTACCGATAACTCTCGCGGGGATATTCGCATTCCTGGTCGCGCATTGCTTTATATCCATTTACGAA ATGATTATCGACACGATATTCTTGTGCTTCTGTGAGGATTGCGAAAAGAATGACGGCATTAGCCGACCTTATTTCATGAGCCGCGGTCTGATG gAATTCGTGGAGAACAGCAAGAAAGCTCTGAAGAATCTCGAACAGCAGGGACCTGGCGCCTCGTAA
- the LOC105676319 gene encoding choline transporter-like protein 1 isoform X3, protein MGCCGCGDEPSKVEPTSPQSQGSASKYSDQIFVKDRSCTDIWAVIILLALAGGFSFMMTNVAKKGDIYRVVNGYDDCGNVCGRVTPTREGIPNSCKGTDNSQYPYVDIDIGTKGVKTRKCVAQCNSTNDEPRMLFLNRCLHTSEKVKSTINSLIRTLRLDSFYNESVTDLGIAWRELVYLLLIALGLSLGILVAFRFLVQYVIYMVLIGAVLACIGGTTYLWLAWYREKKAVDSGAIIPEDSSLESYFIYAIIMSVVAVIVILVILVMRKRIELVMQLFREAGKAVGAMPALLFQPVYTYLLIGFTVVAWVYCMLWIESAGDIYVNKKNHVHFKKDALLIATRWYNLFLFFVACEFYLGCQHMVVACAVARWFFTRDKRRLSLPVAKGFGYLLKYHMGTVAFGALIIGIVRLVRAMISFVQKHLKQYDNAFVQAILWCCQCCLWCFECALKFLTRNAYIETAIYGCNFCTGGRKAFQALSSNILRVAAINSVGDFVLFLGKVLVVTLTVVAGICLMQVQKKEGLNHPWVPITLAGIFAFLVAHCFISIYEMIIDTIFLCFCEDCEKNDGISRPYFMSRGLMEFVENSKKALKNLEQQGPGAS, encoded by the exons ATGGGTTGCTGTGGTTGTGGGGATGAGCCATCCAAGGTGGAACCCACG tCACCTCAAAGTCAGGGTTCAGCGTCCAAATATTCGGACCAGATCTTTGTAAAGGATCGATCATGTACCGACATTTGGGCTGTGATTATTTTACTTGCCCTCGCAGGTGGTTTC AGCTTCATGATGACGAACGTGGCGAAGAAGGGTGATATTTATCGCGTGGTGAATGGCTACGACGATTGTGGAAATGTCTGTGGCCGCGTAACCCCCACGCGCGAAGGAATTCCGAACTCCTGCAAAGGCACTGATAATAGCCAATATCC CTACGTCGACATCGACATCGGGACAAAAGGAGTGAAGACGCGTAAATGTGTGGCACAGTGCAATTCGACGAATGATGAACCCAG AATGTTATTCCTGAATCGTTGTCTGCACACAAGCGAAAAAGTGAAAAGCACCATCAACTCTCTCATAAGGACCCTTCGCCTGGACAGTTTTTACAAT gaATCAGTCACTGATTTGGGAATTGCGTGGCGTGAATTGGTTTATCTTTTGCTTATTGCTTTAG GACTTTCTCTCGGCATCCTCGTGGCCTTCCGCTTTTTGGTACAATATGTCATTTATATGGTATTGATCGGCGCAGTTTTGGCCTGCATCGGCGGCACGACATATCTCtg GCTGGCGTGGTATCGTGAGAAGAAAGCGGTCGACAGCGGCGCGATTATCCCGGAAGATTCCAGCCTGGAGTCGTACTTCATTTACGCTATCATTATGTCGGTCGTTGCT GTCATCGTAATTTTGGTGATCCTGGTAATGAGGAAGAGGATCGAGCTGGTCATGCAGCTCTTTCGCGAGGCGGGCAAAGCCGTGGGCGCGATGCCGGCGTTGCTATTTCAGCCggtttat aCGTATCTGCTTATCGGATTCACGGTGGTGGCGTGGGTCTACTGTATGCTGTGGATCGAGAGCGCCGGCGACATCTACGTGAATAAGAAAAACCACGTTCACTTCAAGAAGGACGCGCTACTTATT gCGACAAGATGGTATAATCTATTTCTGTTCTTCGTGGCGTGTGAGTTTTACTTGGGCTGCCAACATATGGTCGTTGCTTGCGCCGTTGCTCGCTGGTTCTTTACAAG GGATAAAAGACGACTTTCTTTACCGGTGGCGAAAGGCTTCGGATATCTCCTAAAATATCACATGGGCACCGTTGCTTTCGGAGCTCTGATAATCGGCATCGTTCGACTGGTTCGAGCCATGATTTCCTTCGTCCAAAAACATCTGAAGCAATACGATAACGCTTTCGTGCAAGCAATTCTATGGTGTTGTCAATGTTGTCTTTGGTGCTTCGAGTGTGCTCTGAAATTCCTTACCAGAAATGCTTATATCGAAACAG cCATATACGGATGCAACTTTTGCACAGGCGGCAGAAAGGCGTTCCAAGCTTTGTCCAGTAATATTTTGCGAGTGGCGGCGATTAACAGCGTTGGCGATTTTGTCTTATTCCTGGGCAAAGTCCTCGTCGTCACGCTTACTGTTGTCGCGGGGATTTGTTTGATGCAGGTACAG AAAAAAGAGGGACTCAATCATCCTTGGGTACCGATAACTCTCGCGGGGATATTCGCATTCCTGGTCGCGCATTGCTTTATATCCATTTACGAA ATGATTATCGACACGATATTCTTGTGCTTCTGTGAGGATTGCGAAAAGAATGACGGCATTAGCCGACCTTATTTCATGAGCCGCGGTCTGATG gAATTCGTGGAGAACAGCAAGAAAGCTCTGAAGAATCTCGAACAGCAGGGACCTGGCGCCTCGTAA
- the LOC105676319 gene encoding choline transporter-like protein 1 isoform X2: protein MHRKKTEQTDGQHSERKNGVCPINCGRQLSSSFSSDSPGAAGASEAVDSKGEDQKEDEHEHCLEEPEASTSPEMGCCGCGDEPSKVEPTSPQSQGSASKYSDQIFVKDRSCTDIWAVIILLALAGGFSFMMTNVAKKGDIYRVVNGYDDCGNVCGRVTPTREGIPNSCKGTDNSQYPYVDIDIGTKGVKTRKCVAQCNSTNDEPRMLFLNRCLHTSEKVKSTINSLIRTLRLDSFYNESVTDLGIAWRELVYLLLIALGLSLGILVAFRFLVQYVIYMVLIGAVLACIGGTTYLWLAWYREKKAVDSGAIIPEDSSLESYFIYAIIMSVVAVIVILVILVMRKRIELVMQLFREAGKAVGAMPALLFQPVYTYLLIGFTVVAWVYCMLWIESAGDIYVNKKNHVHFKKDALLIATRWYNLFLFFVACEFYLGCQHMVVACAVARWFFTRDKRRLSLPVAKGFGYLLKYHMGTVAFGALIIGIVRLVRAMISFVQKHLKQYDNAFVQAILWCCQCCLWCFECALKFLTRNAYIETAIYGCNFCTGGRKAFQALSSNILRVAAINSVGDFVLFLGKVLVVTLTVVAGICLMQKKEGLNHPWVPITLAGIFAFLVAHCFISIYEMIIDTIFLCFCEDCEKNDGISRPYFMSRGLMEFVENSKKALKNLEQQGPGAS, encoded by the exons CTGGCGCATCGGAGGCAGTAGACTCGAAAGGAGAGGATCAGAAGGAGGACGAGCACGAGCATTGTTTGGAAGAACCAGAAGCATCGACGAGTCCAGAGATGGGTTGCTGTGGTTGTGGGGATGAGCCATCCAAGGTGGAACCCACG tCACCTCAAAGTCAGGGTTCAGCGTCCAAATATTCGGACCAGATCTTTGTAAAGGATCGATCATGTACCGACATTTGGGCTGTGATTATTTTACTTGCCCTCGCAGGTGGTTTC AGCTTCATGATGACGAACGTGGCGAAGAAGGGTGATATTTATCGCGTGGTGAATGGCTACGACGATTGTGGAAATGTCTGTGGCCGCGTAACCCCCACGCGCGAAGGAATTCCGAACTCCTGCAAAGGCACTGATAATAGCCAATATCC CTACGTCGACATCGACATCGGGACAAAAGGAGTGAAGACGCGTAAATGTGTGGCACAGTGCAATTCGACGAATGATGAACCCAG AATGTTATTCCTGAATCGTTGTCTGCACACAAGCGAAAAAGTGAAAAGCACCATCAACTCTCTCATAAGGACCCTTCGCCTGGACAGTTTTTACAAT gaATCAGTCACTGATTTGGGAATTGCGTGGCGTGAATTGGTTTATCTTTTGCTTATTGCTTTAG GACTTTCTCTCGGCATCCTCGTGGCCTTCCGCTTTTTGGTACAATATGTCATTTATATGGTATTGATCGGCGCAGTTTTGGCCTGCATCGGCGGCACGACATATCTCtg GCTGGCGTGGTATCGTGAGAAGAAAGCGGTCGACAGCGGCGCGATTATCCCGGAAGATTCCAGCCTGGAGTCGTACTTCATTTACGCTATCATTATGTCGGTCGTTGCT GTCATCGTAATTTTGGTGATCCTGGTAATGAGGAAGAGGATCGAGCTGGTCATGCAGCTCTTTCGCGAGGCGGGCAAAGCCGTGGGCGCGATGCCGGCGTTGCTATTTCAGCCggtttat aCGTATCTGCTTATCGGATTCACGGTGGTGGCGTGGGTCTACTGTATGCTGTGGATCGAGAGCGCCGGCGACATCTACGTGAATAAGAAAAACCACGTTCACTTCAAGAAGGACGCGCTACTTATT gCGACAAGATGGTATAATCTATTTCTGTTCTTCGTGGCGTGTGAGTTTTACTTGGGCTGCCAACATATGGTCGTTGCTTGCGCCGTTGCTCGCTGGTTCTTTACAAG GGATAAAAGACGACTTTCTTTACCGGTGGCGAAAGGCTTCGGATATCTCCTAAAATATCACATGGGCACCGTTGCTTTCGGAGCTCTGATAATCGGCATCGTTCGACTGGTTCGAGCCATGATTTCCTTCGTCCAAAAACATCTGAAGCAATACGATAACGCTTTCGTGCAAGCAATTCTATGGTGTTGTCAATGTTGTCTTTGGTGCTTCGAGTGTGCTCTGAAATTCCTTACCAGAAATGCTTATATCGAAACAG cCATATACGGATGCAACTTTTGCACAGGCGGCAGAAAGGCGTTCCAAGCTTTGTCCAGTAATATTTTGCGAGTGGCGGCGATTAACAGCGTTGGCGATTTTGTCTTATTCCTGGGCAAAGTCCTCGTCGTCACGCTTACTGTTGTCGCGGGGATTTGTTTGATGCAG AAAAAAGAGGGACTCAATCATCCTTGGGTACCGATAACTCTCGCGGGGATATTCGCATTCCTGGTCGCGCATTGCTTTATATCCATTTACGAA ATGATTATCGACACGATATTCTTGTGCTTCTGTGAGGATTGCGAAAAGAATGACGGCATTAGCCGACCTTATTTCATGAGCCGCGGTCTGATG gAATTCGTGGAGAACAGCAAGAAAGCTCTGAAGAATCTCGAACAGCAGGGACCTGGCGCCTCGTAA